A region of Mesorhizobium sp. AR02 DNA encodes the following proteins:
- a CDS encoding GntR family transcriptional regulator, producing MNIADQIYSATDSATQDRAQAIRDQLRDAIVDRRLAPGTKLSEGEVGTLFDVSRTVARAALQMLSFEGLVRTERNRGAFVANPSPEEARQVFASRRLIEPGIAIAACGRVTSADIVAFKAQLDEEGRFIAEHGPNARRSEIKASGDFHLLLASVAGNAILQRFMEELVARSSLVIALYGRSGVSACGHSEHTEIVGALENADCERASQLMLHHIDHIEADLDLRVRAGPALREALKF from the coding sequence ATGAACATCGCCGACCAGATCTATTCCGCCACCGACAGCGCCACGCAGGATCGCGCCCAGGCGATCCGCGACCAGCTGCGCGACGCCATAGTCGATCGTCGGCTGGCGCCGGGCACCAAACTGTCGGAAGGCGAGGTCGGCACGCTGTTCGACGTCTCGCGCACTGTCGCTCGCGCGGCCTTGCAGATGCTGTCCTTCGAAGGCCTGGTGCGCACCGAGCGCAACCGCGGCGCCTTCGTCGCCAACCCGTCGCCCGAGGAGGCACGCCAGGTCTTCGCCTCGCGCCGGTTGATCGAACCCGGCATTGCCATTGCCGCCTGCGGGCGTGTCACATCAGCCGACATCGTCGCCTTCAAGGCGCAACTCGACGAGGAGGGCCGCTTCATCGCCGAGCACGGCCCGAACGCGCGGCGTTCCGAAATCAAGGCGTCCGGCGATTTCCATCTGCTGCTGGCCTCCGTCGCCGGCAATGCCATCCTGCAGCGCTTCATGGAGGAACTGGTTGCACGCTCCTCGCTTGTCATCGCCCTTTATGGGCGATCCGGCGTGTCAGCCTGCGGGCACAGCGAGCACACGGAAATTGTCGGCGCGCTGGAAAACGCCGATTGCGAGCGAGCGAGCCAGCTGATGCTGCACCACATCGATCACATCGAGGCTGATCTCGATCTGCGCGTCAGGGCCGGCCCAGCGCTCAGGGAAGCTCTCAAGTTCTGA